One stretch of Schlesneria sp. DSM 10557 DNA includes these proteins:
- the xseA gene encoding exodeoxyribonuclease VII large subunit — translation MDIDTVLPSKALTVSQLTSRLKGVMESTFPLVWVSGEISNCKQASSGHVYFTLKDEGAQLSAIMWRGAASRLRFQLRDGLKVLAAGPIQLYETRGQYQLIAEQLEPQGVGALELAFRQLQRKLDVEGLFDPERKRQWPLIPRRIALITSPTGAAVKDMLQVITRRWPRANVVIVPVPVQGADAAPQIAEALRRVHLIPDVEVVICGRGGGSLEDLWAFNEEVVARAIYDCQIPVISAVGHEIDVTIADLVADKRALTPSEAAELVVPLESDVKELLERVRHRLTTALQYQAQRARFQVEKLQDHRSLSRPYDRIRELQSEVDDLDERLRRSMRGRIDVARQELSKIAASLTALSPLAVLERGYSLTKRLADGNLIRDLSTLSPGDRISTLFSGGSVVSEVIQVECDED, via the coding sequence TTGGACATTGATACGGTCCTTCCCTCGAAAGCGCTGACAGTCAGCCAGTTGACTTCCCGCCTCAAAGGAGTGATGGAAAGTACGTTCCCGCTGGTCTGGGTCAGCGGAGAAATTTCGAACTGCAAACAAGCGAGTTCGGGACATGTTTACTTCACACTGAAGGACGAGGGGGCTCAGCTATCGGCGATAATGTGGCGCGGAGCCGCTTCCCGATTGCGATTTCAGCTTCGGGATGGTCTGAAGGTTCTCGCGGCGGGTCCCATCCAGTTATACGAGACACGAGGCCAGTACCAGTTGATTGCAGAGCAACTGGAACCCCAAGGGGTTGGGGCGCTGGAACTTGCTTTTCGGCAGCTCCAGCGGAAACTCGATGTAGAGGGCCTGTTTGATCCAGAACGCAAACGGCAGTGGCCGCTGATCCCGCGACGAATTGCCTTAATCACCAGTCCCACCGGTGCTGCGGTCAAGGATATGCTCCAGGTGATTACGCGTCGCTGGCCACGAGCGAACGTCGTGATTGTCCCGGTTCCCGTGCAGGGTGCAGACGCGGCACCTCAAATTGCAGAGGCCCTGAGGCGCGTGCATCTCATTCCCGATGTGGAGGTTGTCATCTGCGGACGGGGGGGAGGAAGTCTCGAAGACCTTTGGGCGTTTAACGAAGAAGTCGTGGCACGCGCCATCTACGACTGTCAAATCCCCGTCATCAGTGCCGTAGGTCACGAAATTGACGTGACGATTGCAGATCTGGTTGCCGATAAGCGCGCGCTGACGCCGAGCGAAGCAGCTGAACTGGTCGTGCCACTGGAGTCCGACGTCAAAGAGCTGCTTGAGCGAGTTCGACATCGACTGACAACAGCGCTTCAGTATCAGGCTCAGCGAGCCCGGTTTCAGGTTGAAAAACTACAGGACCATCGCAGTCTCTCTCGGCCCTACGATCGAATCCGTGAGCTGCAATCGGAAGTTGACGATCTGGACGAACGTCTCCGACGATCCATGCGCGGGCGTATCGACGTGGCACGTCAGGAATTGAGCAAGATCGCCGCTTCGTTGACGGCACTCAGTCCGCTGGCCGTCCTGGAACGCGGATACTCCCTGACCAAGCGACTCGCGGACGGAAACCTGATCCGGGATCTGAGTACTCTCTCTCCAGGCGATCGCATCTCGACACTGTTCTCAGGGGGAAGTGTGGTGAGCGAAGTGATTCAGGTCGAATGCGACGAGGATTAA
- a CDS encoding response regulator — protein MSKQKILIIEDERALQEVLSYNLEREGFEVALASDGQDGLRRLRSFEPDLVLLDLMLPVIDGLEVCRQLRADTKTQGIRVIMLTARSEEVDEIVGFNMGADDYVTKPFKVKPLIHRIKALLRRTGTDRQNRDVISIHGIEIDRVNHTAKARGQLLDLTPTEFRLLWALSRSAGRPFGRNELMDHCRGEDANALERTIDVHVRSLRQKLRDLGDVIETVRGVGYRFRAENEPTPAVTESNEPAE, from the coding sequence ATGAGCAAACAAAAAATTCTGATCATTGAAGACGAACGTGCTCTGCAAGAGGTTCTGTCTTATAACCTCGAGCGTGAGGGGTTTGAAGTCGCGCTGGCCTCGGATGGGCAGGATGGACTTCGTCGTCTTCGTTCTTTTGAACCTGATCTGGTCCTGCTTGACCTGATGTTACCGGTAATCGATGGTCTGGAAGTCTGTCGACAGTTGCGTGCTGACACGAAGACTCAGGGAATTCGCGTCATCATGCTCACCGCTCGTAGCGAAGAAGTCGACGAAATCGTGGGCTTCAATATGGGCGCGGACGATTACGTCACAAAGCCGTTCAAAGTGAAGCCGTTGATTCACCGTATCAAGGCGCTGCTGCGACGAACTGGGACCGACCGGCAGAATCGAGATGTTATTTCGATTCACGGAATTGAAATCGATCGCGTCAATCACACTGCAAAAGCACGCGGTCAACTATTGGACCTCACTCCAACCGAGTTTCGACTGCTTTGGGCACTCAGCCGTTCAGCCGGTCGTCCGTTCGGACGGAATGAACTGATGGACCACTGCCGGGGGGAAGATGCGAATGCGCTGGAGCGGACGATCGACGTCCACGTCCGGTCGCTCCGTCAAAAACTTCGGGACCTGGGAGACGTCATTGAAACAGTTCGCGGGGTTGGTTACCGCTTCCGCGCCGAGAACGAACCGACTCCTGCGGTAACGGAATCCAACGAGCCGGCCGAGTAA
- the pstB gene encoding phosphate ABC transporter ATP-binding protein PstB, with product METREMSFFYGTKQALYDINLKIQSRSVTALIGPSGCGKSTYLRSLNRMNDIVEGTRVTGSVLLDGEDVYDREVDVVSLRKRVGMVFQKSTPFPKSIFDNIAFGPRIAGLTKKSELQGIVERCLKQAALWNEVKDRLKDSAMALSGGQQQRLCIARALATNPEVLLMDEPASALDPASTARIEDLIFELKQNYTIVIVTHNMQQAARISETTAFFCMGRLVEVGPTEQLFRNPTQKETEDYITGRFG from the coding sequence ATTGAAACACGGGAAATGAGTTTCTTCTATGGGACGAAGCAGGCACTTTACGACATCAATCTGAAGATCCAAAGCCGCTCTGTGACGGCATTGATTGGGCCTTCAGGCTGTGGGAAGAGCACGTACCTGCGGTCGCTGAACCGGATGAATGACATCGTGGAAGGGACCCGCGTCACGGGGTCCGTACTGCTCGACGGTGAAGATGTCTACGATCGCGAAGTTGATGTCGTGTCGCTCCGCAAACGCGTCGGCATGGTCTTTCAGAAGTCGACTCCCTTTCCGAAATCCATTTTCGACAATATTGCCTTCGGACCACGAATCGCAGGCCTTACCAAAAAGTCGGAACTGCAGGGAATCGTTGAGCGGTGTCTGAAGCAGGCGGCACTTTGGAACGAAGTCAAAGACCGCCTCAAGGACTCGGCAATGGCTCTATCGGGGGGCCAGCAGCAGCGTCTGTGCATCGCGCGGGCTCTGGCAACGAACCCCGAAGTCCTGTTGATGGATGAACCGGCTTCGGCGCTCGATCCGGCATCCACCGCCCGAATCGAAGATCTGATCTTCGAGCTGAAACAGAATTACACGATCGTGATCGTCACCCATAACATGCAGCAGGCCGCTCGTATCAGTGAAACAACGGCCTTCTTCTGTATGGGACGGCTGGTAGAAGTGGGACCGACCGAACAACTCTTCAGGAATCCGACACAAAAGGAAACAGAAGATTACATCACCGGCCGATTCGGGTGA
- a CDS encoding thioredoxin family protein, whose amino-acid sequence MSQATIGQLSGHHNSFRRTATWAAILLVTILTNVPQADCAELDSVFRSDFKAALAEAEEKKLPLLIHFYADWCMPCKRMDREVFSATDVKDLLQTRFIATKVNSDQQQDLVRRYGVETLPSDVIVDSQSGRVLALHAGFQDRNGYVANISKAEAKFTRAHAGETLVLKSTPAAVEAKGASSTSSGGIELGEPKPIIGLAGFSPVAIAKNRQWNRGSPKFAWDYKEVTYYLCSREELVEFRNDPEAFAPKLLGCDPVILWESDKAVAGDIKYAAFFDDELFLFKSEERRRQFKANPEKYIRLQHALKVDQIDQTVVR is encoded by the coding sequence ATGTCTCAAGCGACCATTGGCCAGTTATCCGGCCATCACAACTCATTTCGCCGCACGGCGACTTGGGCAGCAATCCTGCTCGTAACGATTCTGACGAATGTTCCTCAGGCTGACTGTGCCGAACTTGATTCTGTATTCCGATCGGATTTCAAAGCCGCCCTCGCAGAAGCCGAAGAGAAGAAGCTTCCTCTGCTGATCCATTTCTATGCAGACTGGTGCATGCCCTGTAAGCGAATGGACCGGGAAGTCTTCAGTGCGACAGACGTAAAAGATTTGCTCCAGACACGGTTCATCGCGACAAAAGTCAATTCCGATCAGCAACAAGACCTCGTCCGACGGTACGGCGTGGAAACCCTGCCCAGCGATGTCATCGTCGATTCCCAGTCGGGTCGTGTTCTGGCACTTCACGCAGGGTTTCAGGATCGTAACGGTTATGTGGCCAATATTTCGAAAGCTGAAGCCAAGTTCACCCGAGCACACGCGGGTGAAACCCTGGTCCTGAAATCCACTCCCGCCGCCGTCGAAGCAAAGGGAGCCAGTAGCACATCGTCAGGGGGGATCGAACTGGGTGAACCCAAGCCGATTATTGGGCTGGCCGGTTTCAGTCCGGTGGCGATTGCCAAGAACCGCCAATGGAACCGCGGATCTCCCAAATTCGCCTGGGACTATAAAGAGGTTACGTACTATCTCTGCTCGCGAGAAGAACTCGTGGAATTCCGTAACGATCCCGAGGCCTTCGCACCAAAACTTTTGGGATGCGATCCTGTGATCCTGTGGGAATCGGACAAAGCTGTTGCCGGGGACATTAAGTACGCGGCCTTTTTTGATGATGAACTGTTTCTCTTCAAATCCGAAGAGCGACGACGTCAATTCAAGGCCAACCCGGAAAAGTACATCCGACTCCAGCATGCTTTGAAAGTCGACCAGATCGACCAAACGGTCGTCCGCTAA
- a CDS encoding DUF4404 family protein has translation MSESLTRDDITPEQPTSARIQADLQQLAQEIRDAGHLEPQTQSSLASLLEELGKELNAGGSLSEKASHLASAVSEVARSLHGQEPPGLMETARDRLKEAAARAEVDAPVATGVVNRFLDVLANMGI, from the coding sequence ATGTCTGAGTCACTGACGCGTGATGATATCACTCCTGAACAGCCGACATCGGCGCGGATTCAAGCCGATCTCCAGCAATTGGCCCAGGAAATTCGCGATGCGGGTCATCTGGAACCACAGACGCAAAGCTCGCTCGCCAGCTTACTGGAGGAACTGGGCAAAGAACTGAACGCCGGCGGAAGTCTCTCGGAAAAAGCGTCACATCTGGCGAGTGCCGTGAGCGAGGTGGCTCGTTCTCTGCATGGGCAGGAACCTCCCGGACTGATGGAAACGGCAAGAGATCGACTGAAGGAAGCTGCTGCGCGTGCTGAAGTCGATGCGCCAGTCGCGACCGGAGTCGTAAATCGATTTCTAGACGTCTTGGCAAACATGGGTATTTGA
- a CDS encoding secondary thiamine-phosphate synthase enzyme YjbQ, protein MGWYQTQLKLPPFPRGFHLITDHVYRAIPNIHSVKIGLLHVFIQHTSASLSINENADPDVPRDLESSFNAIAPESFPYVHTCEGPDDMPAHVKASLLGNSLLIPVTDGRLNLGTWQGIYLCEHRNHGGSRSLILTLQS, encoded by the coding sequence ATGGGCTGGTATCAAACGCAGTTAAAGTTGCCCCCGTTCCCGCGCGGTTTTCATCTGATTACCGACCACGTCTACAGGGCGATTCCGAACATCCACTCCGTCAAAATCGGCCTGTTGCACGTCTTCATCCAGCACACGTCAGCCTCATTGTCGATCAACGAAAACGCGGATCCCGATGTCCCGCGCGACCTCGAGTCCTCGTTCAACGCGATCGCCCCTGAGAGCTTTCCCTATGTGCATACGTGTGAGGGGCCGGATGACATGCCAGCTCACGTGAAAGCGTCGCTCCTGGGCAACTCACTGCTGATCCCCGTCACGGACGGCCGATTGAATCTTGGCACCTGGCAGGGAATCTATCTGTGCGAGCACCGTAATCATGGTGGATCGCGATCATTGATCCTCACTCTTCAGTCCTGA
- the phoU gene encoding phosphate signaling complex protein PhoU has translation MSIHLIRDLDNLHRMVLTMCARVEEMIHSAVEALHRPNYERAKQIMAADDEVDRMDVAVEEECLKLLALHQPVAIDLRRITTVLKIGGELERVADLGVSIAERACGIASCAEISVPDNMKHMSRQALDMLHRSIDAYVHLDVRTAREVCLQDESIDNLNRVIIEELSRLMQSRPDLVEPALHMFSASRQIERIADHATNIAEDVVYLVQGEIIRHRNRFSTIPERSNNDIT, from the coding sequence GTGTCGATCCATTTAATTCGAGACCTTGATAATCTCCATCGCATGGTGCTGACGATGTGTGCTCGCGTGGAAGAAATGATCCACTCGGCCGTGGAAGCACTCCATCGCCCAAACTACGAACGTGCGAAACAGATTATGGCTGCCGACGACGAAGTCGACCGAATGGATGTCGCTGTCGAAGAAGAATGCCTGAAGCTGCTCGCCCTCCATCAGCCTGTCGCCATCGATCTCAGGCGGATCACCACTGTCCTCAAAATCGGTGGCGAACTTGAGCGGGTGGCAGACCTGGGTGTGAGTATTGCTGAGAGAGCTTGCGGAATCGCAAGTTGCGCCGAAATCTCAGTACCCGATAATATGAAGCATATGTCGCGGCAGGCGCTCGACATGCTGCACCGCAGCATTGACGCGTATGTGCACCTGGATGTCCGGACGGCACGCGAAGTCTGCCTGCAAGATGAATCGATTGATAATTTGAACAGGGTCATCATTGAAGAACTGAGTCGCCTGATGCAATCGCGACCCGATCTTGTTGAACCGGCCCTGCATATGTTTTCCGCATCTCGCCAGATCGAACGAATTGCCGACCACGCCACAAACATCGCGGAAGACGTGGTCTATCTGGTGCAGGGCGAAATCATTCGGCATCGGAATCGATTTTCGACGATTCCTGAGAGGTCCAACAACGATATCACATGA
- a CDS encoding peroxiredoxin, with translation MKPINVGDVAPDFTVVASNGQTVRLSEFRGKQSVVLFFYPGDNTPICTKEACSFRDAYEDFLKLGAVVIAVSADSNETHQKFADEKKLPFLMIADQDNALRKLFGVSNVMFLFPRRITYLIDRDGIVRSKFNSQLSGTEHVTQALQTLREIAS, from the coding sequence ATGAAACCAATCAATGTCGGCGATGTGGCTCCTGATTTCACCGTGGTGGCCTCCAACGGTCAGACGGTCAGGTTGTCAGAGTTTCGCGGAAAGCAGTCCGTCGTCCTGTTTTTCTATCCGGGCGACAACACACCGATCTGCACCAAGGAAGCTTGCTCCTTCCGGGATGCCTACGAAGATTTTCTGAAGCTGGGAGCGGTCGTCATCGCCGTCAGTGCGGATTCGAACGAAACGCATCAGAAGTTCGCCGACGAGAAGAAATTGCCATTTCTCATGATTGCCGATCAGGATAACGCCTTACGGAAGTTGTTCGGTGTCTCAAATGTGATGTTTCTGTTTCCGCGACGAATCACTTATCTGATTGATCGAGACGGGATCGTCCGTTCCAAATTCAACTCACAACTGTCAGGAACCGAACACGTCACACAAGCTCTGCAGACGCTCCGGGAAATCGCGAGTTGA
- a CDS encoding M20 family metallopeptidase → MLSALMSDPTENASRLVAVPSVSSQSNLPVSDVVESMLSELGFTVERQEFLDPHGVRKANVIGKIGPGTGGVAYFSHTDVVPVDSWSVAQHGPFEPRVRDGRLYGRGSCDMKGSIATAMAAVSRLDPNQLVQPIYIVCTADEEVGFHGARHMVENSTFYREMVASQSRAIIGEPTELNVVHAHKGIYGIRVTSHGKAAHSSTRDGVNANLAMIPFLAEMKAIHDETRNEPRWQNDQFDPPWINWNIGINDLNCAVNITPPISICTVYFRPMPGQNTEELLSRCRAAADRQGLEFKLECAGAPLSGDANSEFVRETLKLSGATRSKTVCYGTDGVMFGELKQILVLGPGSIEQAHRDDEWISLEQLKKGANLYEQLFRRWCVQ, encoded by the coding sequence ATGCTCAGTGCGTTGATGTCCGATCCCACCGAAAACGCCAGCCGCCTGGTTGCTGTTCCCTCTGTCAGTTCTCAATCGAATCTGCCCGTGAGCGACGTCGTGGAGTCGATGCTCAGTGAACTGGGCTTCACGGTTGAGCGGCAAGAATTCCTCGATCCGCATGGAGTCCGCAAGGCCAACGTGATTGGCAAGATCGGCCCCGGAACAGGGGGCGTTGCCTACTTTTCTCACACGGATGTCGTCCCGGTCGATTCATGGTCAGTGGCCCAGCATGGTCCTTTCGAACCCCGCGTGCGAGATGGCCGGCTGTATGGACGCGGAAGCTGCGATATGAAAGGTTCCATCGCCACCGCGATGGCCGCCGTGAGTCGCCTCGATCCGAATCAACTCGTCCAGCCCATCTACATCGTCTGCACCGCCGACGAAGAGGTGGGTTTTCACGGTGCCCGTCATATGGTGGAGAATTCCACCTTCTACCGGGAAATGGTTGCGAGCCAAAGCCGCGCCATCATCGGCGAACCAACGGAACTCAATGTCGTTCACGCTCACAAGGGAATCTACGGGATTCGGGTCACTTCACATGGGAAGGCGGCTCATTCCAGTACACGGGACGGCGTCAATGCTAACCTCGCCATGATTCCTTTCCTCGCCGAGATGAAAGCAATTCACGACGAAACGCGAAACGAACCACGGTGGCAGAACGACCAGTTTGATCCCCCCTGGATTAATTGGAATATCGGTATTAACGACCTCAACTGTGCCGTTAACATCACCCCCCCGATCAGCATCTGCACCGTCTACTTCCGACCCATGCCGGGGCAGAACACGGAAGAACTCCTTTCCCGCTGTCGCGCCGCTGCCGACAGACAGGGACTCGAATTCAAGCTGGAATGCGCGGGGGCTCCTCTCTCAGGCGATGCGAACTCCGAATTCGTCCGGGAAACTCTGAAGTTGTCCGGTGCGACTCGCTCGAAGACTGTCTGCTACGGTACGGATGGGGTCATGTTCGGTGAATTGAAACAGATCCTGGTCCTGGGTCCCGGCAGTATTGAGCAAGCTCACAGGGACGATGAATGGATTTCACTGGAGCAACTCAAAAAAGGAGCGAACCTGTACGAACAGTTGTTCCGGCGCTGGTGTGTCCAATGA